One window of the Peromyscus leucopus breed LL Stock chromosome 17, UCI_PerLeu_2.1, whole genome shotgun sequence genome contains the following:
- the LOC114701156 gene encoding disintegrin and metalloproteinase domain-containing protein 26A-like, with product MFLQLCLWMLLLLSVWSPTAHARYSSPPEVVIPLRVTDPSRLDISPDWLCYSLRFGGERHIITMKPTKYFISRNFLLFTYNDRGDLLVEQPFVQNDCYYHGYVDKEPESMLIINTCFGSLQGIIEINGTVYEIMPKNQTSTFEHLVYKIDSEDSESFSMRCGLTEEEIARQMKIQESKDSTLMQSQYENWWTHHKYVEYYVAVDNKRYVYKNNNVTACMQEMLQVVNGINGYYLQIDVEVVLTTLEIWTQTNHVNVSESIGDVLSKFCAWKRRNVDNRIRNDIAHLFARQRYTGSSGQAYVGTVCKNNNCAVNSFMRDSLQDMAFYTAHEMGHNLGMPHDEKYCTCGLKICIMAISKANARRFSNCSYEAMYSVITKTNCLYNIPDTLTKANFTVCGNTIVEEGEQCDCGSFDSCETDECCSEGCVFKPDAECATGLCCKDCKFMPATTLCRERNNECDLPEWCHGTSAECPEDVYKEDGSSCGGDSYCYNKICPKREEHCQMLFGSGAKSADETCYIKMNRRGDRFGNCGNDSRKYRICDNADILCGRIQCQNVEEIPQRRNHETVHWTQFNDVTCWSTDYHFGITTEDVGAVRDGTTCGTNYMCIGKQCIPNPFLLNNCSIQCNNKGVCNNKQHCHCDEEWEPPDCLLSGYGGSIDSGPAPKIDYRSRRRRRQLMLALSILLLVLFFLFLLICLTKRKKPVEESEPELMTESEPEIPEKTEPERVRNTKIKEKASTKKHEKSEKKKSEKGKSKKDPKKKK from the coding sequence ATGTTCCTTCAGCTCTGCCTGTGGATGTTGCTCTTACTCTCTGTATGGTCACCAACTGCACATGCTAGGTACAGTAGCCCTCCAGAAGTAGTGATACCCTTGAGGGTCACTGACCCTAGTAGACTTGATATTTCCCCAGACTGGCTCTGCTATAGCCTGCGCTTTGGAGGAGAGAGACATATTATCACCATGAAACCCACAAAATACTTCATATCCAGAAACTTCCTACTGTTCACATACAATGACAGAGGTGATCTCCTTGTAGAACAGCCTTTTGTTCAGAATGACTGCTACTACCATGGTTATGTAGACAAAGAACCTGAATCCATGCTCATTATTAACACCTGTTTTGGGAGTTTGCAAGGCATAATAGAGATAAATGGCACAGTTTATGAAATCATGCCCAAGAACCAAACATCCACATTTGAACATCTGGTATACAAAATAGACAGTGAGGACTCAGAATCATTTTCTATGAGATGTGGGTTAACAGAAGAAGAGATAGCACGACAAATGAAGATACAAGAAAGCAAAGACTCCACACTTATGCAAAGCCAATATGAGAATTGGTGGACCCACCACAAGTATGTTGAATATTATGTGGCAGTAGATAATAAACgatatgtttataaaaataataatgtcacaGCGTGTATGCAGGAAATGTTGCAAGTTGTCAATGGAATAAATGGTTATTATCTTCAGATAGATGTTGAGGTGGTTTTAACTACACTGGAAATTTGGACTCAAACAAACCATGTCAATGTATCAGAATCTATTGGTGATGTCCTATCCAAATTCTGTGCTTGGAAGAGGAGAAACGTTGACAATCGCATTAGAAATGATATTGCACATCTTTTTGCCAGACAAAGATACACTGGGAGTTCAGGCCAAGCTTATGTAGGAACAGTTtgcaaaaataataattgtgCAGTTAACAGTTTCATGAGAGATTCACTTCAAGACATGGCATTCTATACAGCACATGAGATGGGTCATAATTTGGGTATGCCTCATGATGAGAAATACTGTACTTGTGGGTTAAAAATCTGCATAATGGCTATATCAAAAGCTAATGCCCGTAGGTTCAGCAACTGCAGTTATGAGGCTATGTATTCAGTGATTACCAAAACAAATTGTCTATACAATATTCCAGATACATTAACAAAAGCAAACTTCACCGTGTGTGGGAATACTATAGTTGAAGAAGGAGAGCAGTGTGACTGTGGATCCTTTGATTCATGCGAGACTGATGAATGCTGTAGCGAAGGCTGTGTGTTCAAACCTGATGCTGAATGTGCTACTGGGCTTTGTTGCAAAGATTGCAAGTTCATGCCAGCAACTACCTTGTGTAGAGAAAGGAACAATGAATGTGACCTTCCAGAGTGGTGTCATGGAACTTCAGCTGAGTGTCCAGAAGATGTATATAAGGAAGATGGAAGTTCTTGCGGGGGTGATAGTTACTGCTATAATAAGATATGTCCTAAACGTGAAGAACACTGTCAGATGCTTTTTGGCAGCGGTGCCAAAAGTGCAGATGAGACTTGCTACATTAAAATGAACAGAAGGGGTGACCGTTTTGGTAACTGTGGTAACGATAGCCGTAAATACAGAATATGTGATAATGCTGATATACTCTGTGGACGAATTCAGTGTCAAAATGTGGAAGAGATCCCACAAAGGAGAAACCATGAAACAGTTCATTGGACTCAGTTCAATGATGTTACCTGCTGGAGTACGGACTATCATTTTGGAATTACCACAGAGGACGTCGGAGCAGTGAGAGATGGCACAACTTGTGGTACAAACTATATGTGCATTGGCAAGCAGTGTATCCCTAACCCTTTTTTGCTTAATAACTGTTCAATCCAATGCAATAACAAAGGAGTCTGCAACAATAAACAACACTGCCATTGCGATGAGGAATGGGAGCCACCAGACTGTCTACTAAGTGGCTATGGAGGTAGTATAGACAGTGGACCAGCACCAAAGATAGATTATAGGAGCAGGCGCAGGAGGAGGCAGTTAATGCTAGCTCTTTCaattcttcttttggttttgttttttttatttctcttgatttgtctaactaaaagaaagaaaccagtcGAAGAATCTGAACCAGAACTAATGACAGAATCTGAACCTGAAATACCTGAAAAAACTGAACCTGAAAGAGTTCGTAacactaaaattaaagaaaaggctTCAACTAAGAAACAtgagaaaagtgaaaagaaaaaaagtgagaaaggtaaaagtaaaaaagacccaaaaaagaaaaaataa